A portion of the Betta splendens chromosome 2, fBetSpl5.4, whole genome shotgun sequence genome contains these proteins:
- the LOC114867450 gene encoding basement membrane-specific heparan sulfate proteoglycan core protein-like isoform X1, whose amino-acid sequence MICSLCLSVCCHSSTATVCVDVKMELTLLCVLSLFLLNTKIYGNDGVSYKVSVTKQPSWTQTFSGESITLTCEVHGGGDAQWEYEWRTSSSNQPADKTGKVLMIRADVSHSGDYYCMGRRNHESTQWSNVITLRVTSQNPKARLTAGPSTISAGGSMTLSCSVDGSDGWKYIWYRWTSNTNVTPAADGDNREIRVTQGGKYTCVGRRGEPAFYTQYSEYVTIEITFSNKAAVKRQHDWPEIFKGEEITLTCEIQAGGDTEWEYEWTRGNVRRTADGSKLWVFTASDSSSGDYKCRGRQKTNSYSFTAWSDPLHLTVTASEPKAELRSDKTDIPVGGSVTLSCSVTSSFGWKYYWYRGDKSSEVLITQHGETSVSQEGLYWCRGGRGKPVYYTQYSDSMRINKNDKAQCGLTASPSWLSPGASVALSCEVEPPSAGWRFYWYQTVPDGSHSSYRYELLPGSEHGTEQGSYMLDGHTHTAGYVCRAARGEPVYYTDYSKAAFVWSGDVDPSASLTVSPDTVQHFTRDSVSLSCEGNSTEWRVRRFPEGGFLSSCSNWTTSGSRCDIDTSQSGSAVFWCESGSGHFSNSVNITIHDAGLILMSPVRPVTEGLSVSLSCKLKTGQKASSVFFYHNEQLIQNDSRVELNISAVSKSHEGFYKCWYQGTESPQSWMAVNASKSSNGHIPVMLVVGLVCGVILLLLLLLLSCRFRRSKGSCYIRPTQSGTVWTSNTTPSVSQNQNQPETRIYESVNDSENTGKDVSDVTYSVIELKSFEQNRGQHKPAESPVYSDLKKRPADDALLYVQVKHKDKRKRVKGKPSAAATDEPLYSQVKPGTSFSTDAAM is encoded by the exons atgatctgtagcttgtgtcttagtgtttgctgtcattcctctacagcgacagtgtgtgtggatgtgaagatggagctgactttgctctgtgtactgtcattattct TGCTAAATACGAAAATCTACGGAAATGATGGTG TTTCCTATAAAGTCTCTGTGACCAAACAACCCAGCTGGACTCAGACGTTCAGTGGTGAGAGCATCACTCTCACATGTGAGGTCCATGGAGGTGGAGACGCTCAGTGGGAGTATGAATGgagaacaagcagctcaaacCAACCTGCTGATAAAACTGGTAAAGTGTTGATGATCAGAGCTGATGTGTCTCACAGTGGAGACTACTACTGCATGGGCAGAAGAAACCATGAGTCAACACAGTGGAGTAATGTCATCACACTGAGAGTAACAT CACAAAACCCCAAAGCCAGACTGACAGCAGGTCCATCAACCAtatcagcaggaggcagcatgacactgagctgctctgtggacggttctgatggatggaaatataTCTGGTACAGATGGACGTCAAACACTAATGTGacaccagcagctgatggagacaaCAGAGAAATCAGAGTCACACAAGGAGGAAAATACACATGCgtaggaagaagaggagaaccaGCTTTCTACACTCAATACAGTGAATATGTCACCATTGAGATAACTT tttccaacaaggctgctgtaaaaaggcagcatgactggcctgagatattcaaaggagaggagatcactctgacatgtgagatccaggctggaggagacactgagtgggaatatgaatggacCCGAGGCAACGTAAGAAGAACTGCAGATGGGAGTAAACTCTGGGTTTTCACTGCTTCTGATTCTAGTAGTGGAGACTACAAGTGTAGGGGTCGACAGAAAACCAACAGTTATTCCTTCACAGCATGGAGTGATCCTCTACATTTGACAGTAACAG CGTCTGAACCAAAGGCTGAACTGAGAAGTGATAAGACAGACatcccagtagggggcagtgtgacgctgagctgctctgtgacgtcatcaTTTGGTTGGAAATATTACTGGTACAGAGGAGATAAATCCTCTGAGGTCCTGATCACACAACATGGTGAAACCAGTGTCTCTCAGGAAGGACTGTactggtgcagaggaggaagaggaaaaccagtttactacacacagtacagtgactCAATGAGGATCAACAAAAATG ATAAAGCCCAGTGTGGCCTCACAGCGTCTCCATCTTGGCTGAGTCCTGGGGCCTCAGtagctctgagctgtgaggttgagcctccatctgcaggatggaggttctacTGGTACCAGACTGTTCCTGATGGCTCACACAGCTCCTACAGATATGAGCTGCTACCTGGTAGTGAGcatgggactgaacagggctcctacatgcttgatggacacacacacacagcaggatatgtgtgtagagctgcaagaggagaaccagtgtattacactgactacagcaaagcagcattcgTCTGGTctggag atgttgatccgtcagcgtctctcacagtgagtcctgacacagttcaacacttcacccgtgactctgtgtcactgagctgtgagggaaactctactgagtggagagtcaggaggtttcctgaaggaggcttcctgtcatcctgctccaactggacaacatctggatccagatgtgacatcgacacatcacagtctggttctgcagtgttCTGGTGTGAGTCTGGATCAGGACACTTCAGTAACTCAGTCAACATCACTATTCATG atgcaggtttgatcctgatgagtcctgtccgtcctgtgactgagggactctctgtgagtctgagctgtaagttgaagacaggacaaaaagcttccagtgtgtttttctatcacaaTGAGCAACTGATCCAAAACGACAGCAGAGTAGAGCTGAACATCTCTGCAGTGTCAAAGTCACATGAAGGTTTCTACAAGTGTTGGTACCAAGGAACAGAGTCTCCACAGAGCTGGATGGCAGTGAACG CTTCGAAGTCAAGCAATGGACATATTCCTGTGATGTTGGTTGTTGGACTGGTTTGTGGAGtcattctgcttcttcttcttctgctcctttcATGTCGTTTCAGACGGTCCAAGG GTTCATGTTACATCAG GCCAACTCAGTCAGGAACCGTATGGACCTCCAACACCACCCCCAGTGTCAGCCAGAATCAAAACCAAC cTGAGACTCGTATCTATGAATCTGTGAATGActctgaaaacactggaaaag atgtttcagatgtCACATATTCTGTCATTGAACTGAAATCCTTTGAACAGAACA GAGGGCAGCATAAACCGGCAGAGAGCCCAGTCTACTCTGACCTGAAGAAACGACCTGCAG aCGATGCTCTGCTCTacgtccaggtcaaacacaaagacaagagaaagagggtcaaag GAAaaccttctgctgcagccaccgATGAGCCTCTTTATTCTCAGGTCAAACCTGGAACATCTTTTAGCACCGATGCAGCCATGTAG
- the LOC114867450 gene encoding basement membrane-specific heparan sulfate proteoglycan core protein-like isoform X2: MICSLCLSVCCHSSTATVCVDVKMELTLLCVLSLFLLNTKIYGNDGVSYKVSVTKQPSWTQTFSGESITLTCEVHGGGDAQWEYEWRTSSSNQPADKTGKVLMIRADVSHSGDYYCMGRRNHESTQWSNVITLRVTSQNPKARLTAGPSTISAGGSMTLSCSVDGSDGWKYIWYRWTSNTNVTPAADGDNREIRVTQGGKYTCVGRRGEPAFYTQYSEYVTIEITFSNKAAVKRQHDWPEIFKGEEITLTCEIQAGGDTEWEYEWTRGNVRRTADGSKLWVFTASDSSSGDYKCRGRQKTNSYSFTAWSDPLHLTVTASEPKAELRSDKTDIPVGGSVTLSCSVTSSFGWKYYWYRGDKSSEVLITQHGETSVSQEGLYWCRGGRGKPVYYTQYSDSMRINKNDKAQCGLTASPSWLSPGASVALSCEVEPPSAGWRFYWYQTVPDGSHSSYRYELLPGSEHGTEQGSYMLDGHTHTAGYVCRAARGEPVYYTDYSKAAFVWSGDVDPSASLTVSPDTVQHFTRDSVSLSCEGNSTEWRVRRFPEGGFLSSCSNWTTSGSRCDIDTSQSGSAVFWCESGSGHFSNSVNITIHDAGLILMSPVRPVTEGLSVSLSCKLKTGQKASSVFFYHNEQLIQNDSRVELNISAVSKSHEGFYKCWYQGTESPQSWMAVNASKSSNGHIPVMLVVGLVCGVILLLLLLLLSCRFRRSKGSCYIRPTQSGTVWTSNTTPSVSQNQNQPETRIYESVNDSENTGKDVSDVTYSVIELKSFEQNRGQHKPAESPVYSDLKKRPAGRAELQAAVKYYISTRSYIRRCSALRPGQTQRQEKEGQRKTFCCSHR, encoded by the exons atgatctgtagcttgtgtcttagtgtttgctgtcattcctctacagcgacagtgtgtgtggatgtgaagatggagctgactttgctctgtgtactgtcattattct TGCTAAATACGAAAATCTACGGAAATGATGGTG TTTCCTATAAAGTCTCTGTGACCAAACAACCCAGCTGGACTCAGACGTTCAGTGGTGAGAGCATCACTCTCACATGTGAGGTCCATGGAGGTGGAGACGCTCAGTGGGAGTATGAATGgagaacaagcagctcaaacCAACCTGCTGATAAAACTGGTAAAGTGTTGATGATCAGAGCTGATGTGTCTCACAGTGGAGACTACTACTGCATGGGCAGAAGAAACCATGAGTCAACACAGTGGAGTAATGTCATCACACTGAGAGTAACAT CACAAAACCCCAAAGCCAGACTGACAGCAGGTCCATCAACCAtatcagcaggaggcagcatgacactgagctgctctgtggacggttctgatggatggaaatataTCTGGTACAGATGGACGTCAAACACTAATGTGacaccagcagctgatggagacaaCAGAGAAATCAGAGTCACACAAGGAGGAAAATACACATGCgtaggaagaagaggagaaccaGCTTTCTACACTCAATACAGTGAATATGTCACCATTGAGATAACTT tttccaacaaggctgctgtaaaaaggcagcatgactggcctgagatattcaaaggagaggagatcactctgacatgtgagatccaggctggaggagacactgagtgggaatatgaatggacCCGAGGCAACGTAAGAAGAACTGCAGATGGGAGTAAACTCTGGGTTTTCACTGCTTCTGATTCTAGTAGTGGAGACTACAAGTGTAGGGGTCGACAGAAAACCAACAGTTATTCCTTCACAGCATGGAGTGATCCTCTACATTTGACAGTAACAG CGTCTGAACCAAAGGCTGAACTGAGAAGTGATAAGACAGACatcccagtagggggcagtgtgacgctgagctgctctgtgacgtcatcaTTTGGTTGGAAATATTACTGGTACAGAGGAGATAAATCCTCTGAGGTCCTGATCACACAACATGGTGAAACCAGTGTCTCTCAGGAAGGACTGTactggtgcagaggaggaagaggaaaaccagtttactacacacagtacagtgactCAATGAGGATCAACAAAAATG ATAAAGCCCAGTGTGGCCTCACAGCGTCTCCATCTTGGCTGAGTCCTGGGGCCTCAGtagctctgagctgtgaggttgagcctccatctgcaggatggaggttctacTGGTACCAGACTGTTCCTGATGGCTCACACAGCTCCTACAGATATGAGCTGCTACCTGGTAGTGAGcatgggactgaacagggctcctacatgcttgatggacacacacacacagcaggatatgtgtgtagagctgcaagaggagaaccagtgtattacactgactacagcaaagcagcattcgTCTGGTctggag atgttgatccgtcagcgtctctcacagtgagtcctgacacagttcaacacttcacccgtgactctgtgtcactgagctgtgagggaaactctactgagtggagagtcaggaggtttcctgaaggaggcttcctgtcatcctgctccaactggacaacatctggatccagatgtgacatcgacacatcacagtctggttctgcagtgttCTGGTGTGAGTCTGGATCAGGACACTTCAGTAACTCAGTCAACATCACTATTCATG atgcaggtttgatcctgatgagtcctgtccgtcctgtgactgagggactctctgtgagtctgagctgtaagttgaagacaggacaaaaagcttccagtgtgtttttctatcacaaTGAGCAACTGATCCAAAACGACAGCAGAGTAGAGCTGAACATCTCTGCAGTGTCAAAGTCACATGAAGGTTTCTACAAGTGTTGGTACCAAGGAACAGAGTCTCCACAGAGCTGGATGGCAGTGAACG CTTCGAAGTCAAGCAATGGACATATTCCTGTGATGTTGGTTGTTGGACTGGTTTGTGGAGtcattctgcttcttcttcttctgctcctttcATGTCGTTTCAGACGGTCCAAGG GTTCATGTTACATCAG GCCAACTCAGTCAGGAACCGTATGGACCTCCAACACCACCCCCAGTGTCAGCCAGAATCAAAACCAAC cTGAGACTCGTATCTATGAATCTGTGAATGActctgaaaacactggaaaag atgtttcagatgtCACATATTCTGTCATTGAACTGAAATCCTTTGAACAGAACA GAGGGCAGCATAAACCGGCAGAGAGCCCAGTCTACTCTGACCTGAAGAAACGACCTGCAGGTAGAGCCGAGCTTCAAGCTGCAGTAAAATATTACATCAGCACCAGGTCTTATATTAG aCGATGCTCTGCTCTacgtccaggtcaaacacaaagacaagagaaagagggtcaaag GAAaaccttctgctgcagccaccgATGA